One genomic segment of Arcobacter lacus includes these proteins:
- a CDS encoding FAD-dependent oxidoreductase: MKYDVIIVGAGAAGFGCALTLASANDKFDWAKDKKYLILDNNKSDLNVGRYCNVAGVEFGINGVDLLEKMKKQLTNYKDCELKNTTVSKISKNGDTFSITSEAGTFEANIVVLATGLHKFEIECAGVEVKDNNFVPKPNLIYLANKNNIISENLYVAGLASGVPTMFACASGDGTKVACDIFEKWAGKIAVVHDVKA, encoded by the coding sequence ATGAAATATGATGTAATTATAGTTGGAGCAGGAGCTGCTGGATTTGGTTGTGCATTAACACTTGCTAGCGCAAATGACAAATTTGATTGGGCAAAAGATAAAAAATACCTAATTTTAGATAACAACAAAAGTGACTTAAATGTTGGAAGATATTGTAATGTTGCAGGTGTTGAATTTGGAATAAATGGAGTTGATTTATTAGAGAAAATGAAAAAACAACTTACAAATTATAAAGATTGTGAACTAAAAAATACAACTGTTTCAAAAATATCAAAAAATGGTGATACTTTTTCAATCACAAGTGAAGCTGGAACTTTCGAAGCAAATATTGTTGTACTTGCAACAGGTTTACATAAATTTGAAATCGAGTGTGCGGGTGTTGAAGTAAAAGATAATAACTTTGTTCCAAAACCAAACTTAATCTATTTAGCAAATAAAAACAATATTATTTCTGAAAATCTATATGTTGCTGGACTTGCTAGTGGTGTTCCTACAATGTTTGCTTGCGCAAGTGGAGATGGAACAAAAGTTGCTTGTGATATTTTCGAAAAATGGGCAGGAAAAATAGCTGTTGTTCACGATGTAAAAGCTTAA
- a CDS encoding alpha/beta fold hydrolase, with amino-acid sequence MKEKIYFIPGLMTDNRLWKRVLPLLDDKYEIIHISIPQSTDFDEINKILFEKFKNEEKINLLGFSLGGYIASYFAITYPQKIKRLFMVAATASSTPIDECEKRKEHLKKVQKGKLKLSYKKALSLVEEKNQNDEDLIKTIIDMFDELGKETFITQLTSTLNRKDIFEKLINLDFPIWIFYSKNDRLLNKKALEKINLLEDKIKIISLESTSHIIPLEYPQDLAKYVKLWMNTF; translated from the coding sequence GTGAAAGAAAAAATATATTTTATTCCTGGACTTATGACTGATAATAGACTTTGGAAAAGAGTTTTACCATTGCTTGATGATAAATATGAGATCATTCATATTTCTATACCTCAAAGTACAGATTTTGATGAAATAAATAAAATTCTTTTTGAAAAATTTAAAAATGAAGAAAAAATAAATCTTTTGGGATTTTCTTTAGGTGGTTATATTGCTTCATATTTTGCAATAACATATCCACAAAAAATAAAAAGACTTTTTATGGTTGCTGCAACTGCAAGTTCAACTCCAATTGATGAGTGTGAAAAAAGAAAAGAGCACTTAAAAAAAGTACAAAAAGGTAAATTAAAACTAAGTTACAAAAAAGCTTTATCTTTAGTTGAAGAAAAAAATCAAAATGATGAAGATTTGATAAAAACGATAATTGATATGTTTGATGAATTAGGAAAAGAGACTTTTATAACTCAATTAACATCTACACTTAATAGAAAAGATATCTTTGAAAAACTAATAAATTTAGATTTTCCTATTTGGATATTTTATAGTAAAAATGACCGACTTTTAAATAAAAAAGCTCTAGAAAAAATAAATCTTTTAGAAGATAAAATAAAAATAATCTCACTTGAAAGTACAAGCCATATTATACCTTTGGAATATCCTCAAGATTTAGCAAAATATGTAAAATTATGGATGAATACATTTTGA
- a CDS encoding YgaP family membrane protein, with amino-acid sequence MNIYEKIRAFCRPFRIIIGLVLIAIGYFTGIVWFYLGIIPLVIGLVGFCPVCIISKKCAPKVKS; translated from the coding sequence ATGAATATATATGAGAAAATAAGAGCATTTTGCAGACCATTTAGAATTATTATTGGATTAGTTTTAATAGCTATTGGATATTTTACAGGAATTGTGTGGTTTTATTTAGGGATTATTCCACTAGTTATAGGATTAGTTGGTTTTTGTCCAGTTTGTATTATCAGTAAGAAATGTGCACCAAAAGTGAAATCTTAA
- a CDS encoding M99 family carboxypeptidase catalytic domain-containing protein, whose translation MKFIVVILLLVINLFAVTNRDFSIYKKEAQTPSHTLLIIGGIHGDEPGAYFAPAFFEKYYKITKGSVWVIPNINGDSIIANQRGIYNDMNRKFSVIEKDDPDYFIIERVKKIILDKKVDLILNLHDGHGFYRETHENAIFNPKAWGQATIIDQDKINGLDKFGDLDKIATQVKNNLNSDKLFQEFHSFGVKNTQTKFKDEQMQLSLTYFAVTNNKPAFAIETSKNITDLTEKVIYQLKSIEEFMKIMEIEFQRDFDINNYEEVKKRLFDFGEVKINENIAFDLSDSRKILRFVPLKQENNEFKFENSLGATKIVDNKYELYIGNINVTNLFPQIFDVKEYKDTIKVEVDGKVINTKLGEIVDVKNSFKIVRNDFFRINVIGFSKTGVDSEDDILLKKSDMVDSFSIDTNNKQYRVEFYKDNNFYGMITINFVE comes from the coding sequence ATGAAGTTTATTGTTGTTATTTTACTTTTAGTAATCAACCTTTTTGCTGTAACAAATAGAGATTTCAGCATCTACAAAAAAGAAGCTCAAACACCAAGCCACACTTTGCTTATAATTGGTGGAATTCATGGAGATGAACCAGGAGCATATTTTGCACCTGCATTTTTTGAGAAGTATTATAAAATCACAAAAGGAAGTGTTTGGGTTATACCAAATATAAATGGAGATAGTATCATTGCAAATCAAAGAGGAATTTATAATGATATGAATAGAAAATTTAGTGTTATTGAAAAAGATGATCCTGATTATTTCATAATTGAAAGAGTAAAAAAGATTATATTAGATAAAAAAGTTGATTTGATTTTAAATCTACACGATGGACATGGTTTTTATAGAGAAACTCATGAAAATGCAATATTCAATCCAAAAGCTTGGGGACAAGCTACTATAATAGATCAAGATAAGATAAATGGACTTGATAAATTTGGTGACTTAGACAAAATTGCAACTCAAGTAAAAAACAATCTAAATAGTGATAAATTATTTCAAGAATTCCACTCTTTTGGCGTAAAAAACACTCAAACAAAATTCAAAGATGAGCAAATGCAACTTTCACTTACATATTTTGCTGTAACAAATAATAAACCAGCATTTGCAATAGAAACAAGCAAAAATATCACTGATTTAACAGAAAAAGTTATTTATCAATTAAAATCAATAGAAGAGTTTATGAAAATCATGGAAATCGAATTTCAAAGAGATTTTGATATAAATAATTATGAAGAAGTTAAAAAAAGACTTTTTGATTTTGGTGAAGTAAAAATAAATGAAAATATCGCTTTTGACTTAAGTGACAGTAGAAAAATATTAAGATTTGTACCTTTAAAACAAGAAAACAATGAATTTAAATTTGAAAATTCTTTAGGTGCTACAAAAATAGTTGATAATAAATATGAACTATATATTGGAAACATAAATGTAACAAATCTTTTTCCTCAAATTTTTGACGTAAAAGAGTATAAAGATACTATAAAAGTTGAAGTAGATGGAAAAGTTATAAATACAAAACTTGGTGAAATAGTAGATGTAAAAAATAGTTTTAAAATAGTAAGAAATGACTTTTTTAGGATAAATGTTATTGGATTTAGTAAAACTGGCGTTGACAGTGAAGATGATATATTACTAAAAAAATCTGATATGGTTGACAGCTTTTCAATAGATACAAATAATAAACAATATAGAGTAGAATTCTATAAAGACAATAACTTTTATGGGATGATTACTATAAACTTCGTAGAGTAA
- a CDS encoding RidA family protein, with protein MKIHRINPCKRWSDITVFNGIGTFTEIADSDTSADIKGQVKQIFEQAEASLGLIDSDKSRVLAVTIYITDFANFEDLNEIWDEWFPQDCAPSRACVKAELVNPQLLVEMTFTVVAGEKYQS; from the coding sequence ATGAAAATTCATAGAATAAACCCATGTAAAAGATGGTCAGATATAACAGTTTTTAATGGAATAGGAACTTTTACAGAAATTGCAGATAGTGATACAAGTGCAGATATAAAAGGTCAAGTAAAACAAATATTTGAGCAAGCGGAAGCTAGTTTAGGTTTAATAGATAGTGATAAATCAAGAGTTTTAGCTGTTACTATTTATATAACAGATTTTGCAAACTTTGAAGACTTAAATGAGATTTGGGATGAATGGTTTCCACAAGATTGTGCACCAAGTCGTGCATGTGTAAAAGCAGAACTTGTAAATCCACAATTATTAGTTGAGATGACATTTACAGTAGTAGCTGGTGAAAAATACCAATCATAA
- a CDS encoding protein adenylyltransferase SelO family protein: MINENNKKNIETFDELTNLSDYSFIENLNSDPDAKHNGDNKFPREVFSGHYVPVSPTAIKEPIYISHSINFFKELGFSENLLKSDDFIKLFSGDMSNISKPMQNIGWATGYALSIYGTEYYAQCPFQTGNGYGDGRAISVLEAVINGKRWEFQLKGAGRTPYCRGADGRAVLRSSVREFLAQEHIKALGIPTSRSLTLFTSKKEQVTRPWFNENSYSKDPEVMIEEDVAITTRVASSFLRVGQIELFGRRARKNEHKNALKELEMIVLHLIDREYSEVINKDLSLEEKIILLANEFQNRLTSLVANWIRVGYCQGNFNSDNCAVGGFTLDYGPFGFIEMFEPKYQSWTGGGMHFSFFNQPLAAFKNFKSFCSALKPLLSSNKETLEELEKIENNFSKVMQEKMQNMWTKKLGLDKFDVELFEELINLMIDTKVDYTIFFRELSNIPHNLSTLEKSFYENLKDENIKLRWNSWLEKWKSQINVNDEESKQKLSNQMKLTNPKYTLREWHLVWAYQEAQNGNYEPVNELQEIMTKPYEEQTKEIEEKYYTKKPRDFFGIAGISYVSCSS; this comes from the coding sequence ATGATTAATGAAAACAATAAAAAAAATATAGAAACTTTTGATGAACTTACTAATTTAAGTGATTACTCTTTTATAGAAAATCTAAACAGCGACCCTGATGCAAAACACAATGGAGATAACAAATTTCCAAGAGAGGTTTTTAGTGGACATTATGTTCCTGTAAGTCCAACTGCTATCAAAGAGCCAATATATATTTCTCATAGCATTAACTTTTTTAAAGAGTTAGGCTTTAGTGAAAACTTATTAAAATCAGATGATTTTATCAAACTCTTTTCAGGAGATATGTCAAATATCTCAAAACCTATGCAAAATATAGGTTGGGCAACAGGATATGCGCTTTCTATTTATGGAACAGAATATTATGCTCAATGCCCTTTTCAAACGGGAAATGGTTATGGAGATGGTAGAGCAATCTCTGTTTTAGAAGCAGTAATAAATGGTAAAAGATGGGAGTTTCAACTAAAAGGTGCAGGAAGAACGCCATATTGTAGAGGTGCAGATGGAAGAGCAGTTTTAAGATCAAGTGTAAGAGAGTTTTTGGCTCAAGAACACATAAAGGCACTTGGAATTCCTACTTCAAGGTCTTTGACTCTATTTACTTCTAAAAAAGAGCAGGTAACTAGACCTTGGTTCAATGAGAATTCTTACTCAAAAGACCCTGAAGTTATGATAGAAGAAGATGTTGCGATTACAACAAGGGTTGCCTCTTCTTTTTTAAGAGTTGGGCAAATAGAACTTTTTGGAAGACGTGCAAGAAAAAATGAACATAAAAATGCTTTAAAAGAGTTAGAAATGATTGTTTTACATTTGATTGATAGAGAATATAGTGAAGTAATCAATAAAGATTTGAGTTTAGAAGAAAAGATAATACTACTAGCAAATGAGTTTCAAAATCGTCTTACTTCTTTAGTAGCAAATTGGATAAGAGTTGGATATTGTCAAGGAAATTTCAACAGTGATAACTGTGCAGTTGGTGGTTTTACACTTGATTATGGTCCATTTGGATTTATAGAGATGTTTGAGCCAAAATATCAATCTTGGACTGGTGGAGGAATGCACTTTTCATTTTTCAATCAACCCCTTGCAGCTTTTAAAAACTTCAAATCATTTTGTAGTGCTTTAAAACCACTACTTAGTTCAAATAAAGAAACTTTAGAAGAACTTGAAAAAATCGAAAATAACTTTAGCAAAGTTATGCAAGAAAAGATGCAAAATATGTGGACTAAAAAACTTGGACTTGATAAGTTTGATGTTGAACTGTTTGAAGAACTAATAAATCTTATGATAGATACAAAAGTTGACTACACAATATTTTTTAGAGAATTATCAAATATTCCCCATAATTTGAGTACTCTTGAAAAAAGTTTTTATGAAAATTTGAAAGATGAAAATATCAAACTAAGATGGAATAGTTGGCTAGAAAAGTGGAAATCACAAATAAATGTAAATGATGAAGAATCAAAACAAAAACTATCAAATCAAATGAAACTAACCAATCCAAAATATACTTTAAGAGAATGGCATCTAGTTTGGGCTTATCAAGAAGCACAAAATGGAAACTATGAACCAGTAAATGAACTACAAGAGATAATGACAAAACCTTATGAAGAACAAACAAAAGAGATAGAAGAGAAATACTATACTAAAAAACCAAGAGATTTTTTTGGAATAGCTGGAATATCTTATGTGAGTTGTTCGTCATAA
- the guaA gene encoding glutamine-hydrolyzing GMP synthase, giving the protein MKHVPIVVLDFGSQYTQIIARKLREAGVYSEIVPYNEPIGDIVARTPKGIILSGGPASVYAVDAYHPDTTIFELGLPILGICYGMQLISQHFGGSVIPASHHEYGKAKLQFEVENPIFKDTQDGQIVWMSHGDRVENIPAGFEKIATSENSPFAAIADINRNIYAFQFHPEVYHSQEGSKLLKNFAKHICGCESTWNMGSFAKEQIKQIQDKVGNKKVLCAVSGGVDSSVVATLLAEAIGEQVIPVFVDNGLLRANEREQVETMFKSRGVNLITVDASETFLSKLAGVTDPEKKRKIIGETFIEVFDVEAKKHSGIEFLAQGTLYTDVIESVSVKGPSKTIKSHHNVGGLPDWMKFELIEPLREIFKDEVRALGLELGLPKSMISRHPFPGPGLAIRIMGEVNKPDLELLRKADVIMLDVLHSTGYYDKTWQAFTVLLNVKSVGVMGDNRTYDNTVCVRIVDATDGMTATFAHIPHEILETISRRIINEVDGINRVVYDISSKPPATIEWE; this is encoded by the coding sequence ATGAAACATGTACCAATAGTAGTCTTAGATTTCGGTAGTCAATATACTCAAATCATTGCTAGAAAACTTAGAGAAGCAGGTGTTTACTCTGAAATAGTTCCTTATAATGAACCTATTGGAGATATAGTAGCTAGAACTCCAAAAGGAATTATTCTATCAGGTGGACCAGCATCTGTTTATGCTGTTGATGCTTATCATCCAGATACTACAATATTTGAATTGGGTCTTCCAATTTTAGGTATTTGTTATGGAATGCAACTAATCTCTCAACACTTTGGTGGAAGTGTAATTCCAGCAAGTCATCACGAATATGGAAAAGCTAAATTACAATTTGAAGTTGAAAATCCAATTTTCAAAGATACACAAGATGGTCAAATTGTTTGGATGAGCCACGGAGATAGAGTTGAAAATATCCCTGCTGGATTTGAAAAAATCGCAACAAGTGAAAATTCTCCATTTGCAGCTATTGCTGATATAAATAGAAATATTTATGCATTCCAATTTCACCCAGAAGTTTATCACTCACAAGAAGGAAGCAAACTTCTTAAAAACTTTGCTAAACATATTTGTGGTTGTGAATCTACTTGGAATATGGGAAGTTTTGCAAAAGAACAAATAAAACAAATCCAAGATAAAGTTGGAAATAAAAAAGTATTATGTGCAGTTTCAGGTGGAGTTGATAGCTCAGTTGTAGCAACTTTATTAGCAGAAGCTATTGGAGAGCAAGTAATTCCTGTATTTGTAGACAATGGACTTTTAAGAGCAAATGAAAGAGAACAAGTTGAAACTATGTTCAAAAGTAGAGGTGTAAATTTGATCACTGTTGATGCAAGTGAAACTTTCTTATCAAAACTAGCTGGAGTTACAGATCCAGAGAAAAAAAGAAAAATCATTGGTGAAACATTTATCGAAGTATTTGATGTAGAAGCAAAAAAACACTCTGGAATTGAGTTTTTAGCACAAGGAACTTTATATACAGATGTTATCGAATCAGTTTCTGTAAAAGGTCCAAGTAAAACTATCAAGTCTCACCATAATGTTGGTGGTCTTCCTGATTGGATGAAATTTGAACTAATTGAACCTCTAAGAGAAATCTTCAAAGATGAAGTTAGAGCTTTAGGATTAGAACTTGGTCTTCCAAAAAGTATGATAAGCAGACATCCATTCCCTGGTCCTGGTCTTGCTATTAGAATCATGGGTGAAGTAAATAAACCTGATTTGGAACTTTTAAGAAAAGCTGATGTTATCATGCTTGATGTATTACATTCAACTGGATATTATGATAAAACTTGGCAAGCATTTACAGTATTATTAAATGTAAAATCTGTTGGAGTTATGGGTGATAATAGAACTTATGATAATACAGTTTGTGTAAGAATAGTAGATGCAACAGATGGTATGACAGCAACTTTTGCACATATTCCACATGAAATACTTGAAACTATCTCAAGAAGAATTATCAATGAAGTTGATGGAATCAATAGAGTAGTTTATGATATCTCATCAAAACCACCAGCAACTATTGAGTGGGAATAA
- a CDS encoding L-aspartate oxidase: MIYDYIIVGTGVAGLNAARLIPKDKRVLILCKMSTWNCNTFWAQGGIASAVDESDIPTHIKDTLEAGVNYNDKEAVELLSHKSISTIKNLIHDGMKFDLNKEGKLAYTKEAAHSRNRILHADGDATGRMIHIFLLEHCQHEIVTQAVVCDLLIKDDICYGVQYFVSETEQKVAFAHTTILASGGVGSIYKYHTNSTANAGEVQGIISEKNLPLKDMEMMQFHPTVVKGTSFARKPLLSEALRGEGAHIVDENGYRFLFDYHKDGELAPRDVVSRSIFDYHKKTGLKIFLSFETFEKKAFKQRFPNIYANLKDLGYELPFERVPISPAFHYSMGGVKVTMQGKIKGMKNLYAIGELACTGVHGANRLASNSLLEGLVFSEIAVETSMKENFKIDPSNYDKPIINFVRNKEIDKDIKDDLRKIMWVNAGIVRIPSELKKSLEKIEEYLKKDVGRLLYLRLLTAKSILKAALNRKKSLGAHFIKED; this comes from the coding sequence ATGATTTACGATTATATAATAGTTGGAACTGGAGTTGCAGGACTAAATGCAGCTAGACTAATTCCTAAAGATAAAAGAGTTTTAATTCTTTGTAAAATGTCTACTTGGAATTGTAATACTTTTTGGGCACAAGGTGGAATAGCAAGTGCAGTTGATGAAAGTGATATTCCAACTCACATAAAAGATACTTTAGAAGCTGGTGTAAACTACAATGACAAAGAAGCTGTTGAGCTTTTAAGTCATAAATCTATTTCTACAATCAAAAATTTAATCCATGATGGAATGAAGTTTGATTTAAATAAAGAAGGAAAACTAGCTTATACAAAAGAAGCTGCTCATAGTAGAAATCGTATTTTACACGCAGATGGTGATGCAACTGGAAGAATGATTCATATCTTTTTGCTTGAACATTGCCAACATGAAATTGTAACTCAAGCTGTTGTTTGTGATTTACTAATAAAAGATGACATTTGTTATGGTGTTCAATATTTTGTAAGTGAAACTGAACAAAAAGTTGCTTTCGCACATACAACAATACTTGCAAGTGGTGGAGTTGGTTCTATCTATAAATATCATACAAATTCAACAGCAAATGCAGGTGAAGTACAAGGAATTATTTCTGAAAAAAATCTTCCTTTAAAAGATATGGAGATGATGCAATTTCACCCAACAGTTGTAAAAGGAACATCTTTTGCAAGAAAACCTCTTTTAAGTGAAGCTTTAAGAGGTGAAGGCGCGCATATTGTAGATGAAAACGGATATAGGTTTTTATTTGATTATCATAAAGATGGAGAACTAGCTCCTAGAGATGTAGTTAGCCGTTCTATTTTTGATTATCATAAAAAAACTGGATTAAAAATATTTTTATCTTTTGAAACTTTTGAGAAAAAGGCATTTAAACAAAGATTTCCAAATATTTATGCAAACTTAAAAGATTTAGGTTATGAACTTCCTTTTGAAAGAGTTCCTATAAGTCCAGCTTTTCACTACTCTATGGGTGGAGTTAAAGTAACAATGCAAGGAAAAATAAAAGGAATGAAAAATCTTTATGCAATAGGTGAACTTGCTTGTACAGGAGTTCATGGAGCAAATAGATTAGCTTCAAATTCACTTTTAGAAGGTTTAGTTTTTTCTGAAATTGCTGTTGAAACTTCAATGAAAGAAAACTTTAAAATCGATCCTTCAAATTATGATAAACCTATCATAAACTTTGTTAGAAATAAAGAAATAGACAAAGATATAAAAGATGATTTAAGAAAAATCATGTGGGTAAATGCAGGAATTGTAAGAATTCCTAGTGAACTTAAAAAATCTTTAGAAAAAATTGAAGAGTATCTAAAAAAAGATGTTGGACGGCTATTATATCTTAGACTTTTAACAGCAAAATCTATTTTAAAAGCTGCTTTGAATAGAAAAAAATCGCTTGGCGCTCACTTTATAAAAGAAGATTAA
- a CDS encoding DUF721 domain-containing protein: MKKISEILSHLKNYPEFKKFNTYSLIVKFIDVLPLKLKKGVKFAYIKNQTLYFVLTHPVYKMEFEYNKADIKSLLKNFKIANVEEIAFFVTNVVEKKEKELEQKPFYEEKSYGIFENKAKDEKIFKKFENIRDIIKNS, from the coding sequence ATGAAAAAAATTAGTGAAATACTTAGTCATCTTAAAAATTATCCTGAATTCAAGAAGTTTAATACATATTCTTTAATTGTAAAGTTTATTGATGTGCTTCCTTTAAAACTAAAAAAAGGTGTAAAGTTTGCTTATATTAAAAATCAAACTTTATATTTCGTATTAACTCATCCTGTTTATAAAATGGAGTTTGAGTATAACAAAGCAGATATAAAATCATTATTAAAAAATTTTAAAATTGCAAATGTTGAAGAGATAGCTTTTTTTGTGACGAATGTAGTAGAAAAAAAAGAAAAAGAGCTTGAACAAAAACCTTTTTATGAAGAGAAAAGTTATGGGATTTTTGAAAATAAAGCAAAAGATGAAAAGATTTTTAAAAAATTTGAAAATATTAGAGATATTATAAAAAATTCTTAA
- a CDS encoding M48 family metallopeptidase, which produces MSFQIELNEKQVTVKLVNKKNVKHCYIRVLKEDLIEIKSNIYFSLYDAKILVEKRKNWLENAIKKVSKNALLEDEFLYLGEIKKLQDFNIKNLDKFYKNEIEKILPNIVETFSKKMDLYPTSISYRKNKRTWGSCNFKNGLNFNILLMKFPLEIMQYVVIHELSHIKHKNHSKNFWNLVEKYCPNYKQIEKEFKNFL; this is translated from the coding sequence TTGAGTTTTCAAATAGAACTAAACGAAAAACAAGTAACAGTCAAACTTGTAAATAAAAAAAATGTAAAACATTGTTATATCAGAGTTTTAAAAGAAGATTTAATAGAAATAAAATCAAACATCTATTTTTCGCTATATGATGCAAAAATTTTAGTAGAAAAAAGAAAAAATTGGCTTGAAAATGCTATAAAAAAAGTTTCAAAAAATGCACTTTTAGAAGATGAATTTTTATATTTAGGTGAAATAAAAAAATTACAAGATTTTAATATAAAAAATTTAGATAAATTTTATAAAAATGAGATAGAAAAAATTTTGCCAAATATAGTTGAAACATTTTCTAAAAAAATGGATTTATATCCAACTTCAATTAGTTATAGAAAAAATAAAAGAACTTGGGGTTCATGTAACTTCAAAAATGGTCTAAATTTCAATATTTTACTTATGAAATTTCCACTTGAAATTATGCAATATGTCGTAATTCACGAGCTTTCTCATATAAAACATAAAAATCACTCAAAAAACTTTTGGAATTTAGTAGAAAAGTATTGTCCAAACTACAAACAAATAGAAAAAGAGTTTAAGAATTTTTTATAA
- a CDS encoding pyridoxal phosphate-dependent aminotransferase, which yields MKIANRMEQLSPSLTLAITALGRELKAQGKDILSFSAGEPDFDTPQIVKDAAIKAINEGQTKYTAVEGIIKTKQAIINKLKKDHNLDYKLEGIVISNGAKHSLFNLCQVLIDNGDEVIIPSPYWVTYPEQVKYSGGVPVFIETDETTNFKITPEQLKKAITPKTKILMLNTPSNPTGSIYSKEELTAIGKVLEGTDIIVFSDEMYEKIIFNGKKFTAAAEVSADMYNRTVTINGLSKAVAMTGWRFGYVATPNVALAKAMTKLQGQVTSNINTMTQYAAIPALEGEADKDIEMMRAEFEKRKDYIVKAINEIDGLSCYEPDGAFYVFINIKKISNDSMKFCADLLEQKGVALVPGLAFGMEGYARLSFATSLDVIKEGVKRIKEFTQK from the coding sequence ATGAAAATTGCAAACAGAATGGAGCAACTATCTCCATCACTTACTTTGGCAATTACAGCCTTAGGAAGAGAGCTAAAAGCTCAAGGTAAAGATATACTAAGTTTTAGTGCAGGTGAACCTGACTTTGATACGCCACAAATTGTAAAAGATGCAGCAATAAAAGCTATTAATGAAGGACAAACTAAATACACGGCAGTAGAAGGTATTATCAAAACTAAGCAAGCAATTATTAACAAATTAAAAAAAGACCACAATTTAGATTATAAGTTAGAGGGAATTGTAATAAGTAATGGAGCAAAACACTCGTTATTTAATCTTTGTCAAGTATTAATTGATAATGGTGATGAAGTGATTATTCCAAGCCCTTATTGGGTTACATATCCTGAACAAGTAAAATATTCTGGTGGAGTTCCTGTATTTATTGAAACAGATGAAACAACAAACTTTAAAATTACACCAGAGCAATTAAAAAAAGCTATTACGCCAAAAACAAAAATTTTGATGTTAAATACTCCTTCAAACCCAACAGGTTCGATTTATTCTAAAGAAGAATTAACAGCTATTGGAAAAGTTTTAGAAGGAACAGATATTATCGTTTTCTCTGATGAAATGTATGAAAAAATCATCTTCAATGGGAAAAAATTTACTGCCGCAGCTGAAGTTAGTGCTGATATGTACAATAGAACAGTTACAATAAATGGTTTAAGTAAAGCTGTTGCGATGACTGGATGGAGATTTGGTTATGTTGCAACACCAAATGTTGCATTAGCAAAAGCTATGACAAAACTTCAAGGTCAAGTAACATCAAATATTAATACTATGACTCAATATGCTGCTATTCCAGCACTTGAAGGTGAAGCAGATAAAGACATAGAAATGATGAGAGCTGAATTTGAAAAAAGAAAAGATTATATTGTAAAAGCAATAAATGAAATAGATGGTTTATCTTGTTATGAACCTGATGGAGCATTTTATGTTTTCATAAATATCAAAAAAATAAGCAATGATTCGATGAAATTTTGTGCAGATTTATTAGAGCAAAAAGGTGTTGCACTGGTTCCTGGACTTGCATTTGGTATGGAAGGTTATGCTAGACTTTCATTTGCTACAAGTTTAGATGTAATTAAAGAAGGTGTAAAAAGAATTAAAGAATTTACTCAAAAGTAA